DNA from Zingiber officinale cultivar Zhangliang unplaced genomic scaffold, Zo_v1.1 ctg135, whole genome shotgun sequence:
ctgaTAGATATGGGCTTGCACAGTGTGTCTTTGTAGATTGATTAATTGATACACTAGTATAGTATGCATATTTGTACATATTTGTTTCAAGGAAGAGCAAGACCGGGTCATTATGTCTTGTTCATCCCGTAACATTACTAGAAAATTGTCATCTCCTTGCGATTGATGCATGAAAGGATTCGAAAAGCAATTGATACATAGCTGAGATTGGATATACTCTAATGCAGGACTGCGAAAGGCGAGCCGTATGCAAGTTGTTTCACCACAGAGTGGAAGATATTAATCCTCCACCCCCGACACCACAAGCACTGTGAATTGAGAAGAGCCACCAAAGATTGATTGAAAGCAAATCGGTTGAAGAAACAGACACCTTGACTCATGAGCTATATACTGCATCAAGCTTGGTCAGTGGCACAGATATGTGGCTTGGGTAATGAACTACGGATTCTGAGTCTGTTAAAGTCACCAAGAAAGCAGTATGGTCTTGGCATTCTTAGAACATAAAGCATCTTCAGACTGTATAAAATTTTATTGCAGAATAGTTTTTTTTCCCCCTTTGTTTTGGGCATTTTAAGGCATAATTCAATttcacatatatattttttttcattcttgAGATATGATCATTGTAACATCTTCAGCACGTACAATGTCACTGTAAATGCACAAAAGATAAATTTACACTACTTTAAATGATTATCTGTCATCGTCAATAATATTTACGTGGCTTGCCTGCATTAATTCTTGCTTTAATTTTCGGAaagtgaaaatgaaaaaaaaaaaaaatagaaaaaggaaaACGCAGGGCGCGTAGTAAGACCCGGAGATAACAATGGACCTTCGTGGGTCCCATTTCATCACGTGACACTAACCACTCTCAAGTGCGCTCGAGGACGGGGGAGTGCCTATAAAGCATCTCAACTCTCGGCCAACCCCATTCTTGATTCGCAGGTCTCAAATCCCTCGAAGGAGACGAAGAAGAAGAGCGATGGCTCGGAGAGGAAGAGACGACGCCACGGATGAGTTCGACGACTACGATCCCACGCCCTATGGCGGAGGATACGATCTTGCGATCACCTTTGGCCGTGCTCTCCCGGCCTCGGAGGAGACCTGCTACCCCATCTCCTCCTCCTCCGGCGTCGACTACGACCGGCCGCATTACTCCTCCGGATCTGTCTCCTCCGATTACGTCGGCGGAGATTACGAGACGCCTGAGTACGGTTACTCCAAGCCTAAGCCTAAGCCGCAGCCGAACCTCAAGCCCCAGCAGGAGGTCGAGGAAGGCGAATCAGGCGGTTACGGTGGCTTCGGCGGTCGCCGGCCACAACCCAACCCTGGTTACGAGTATAGTGGGAAGCAGGAGTACGGATCTGGTTACGGAGGTGGAAGGCCCAATCGTGAAGAAGAATCTGAGTACGGATCTGGTTACGGTGGTGGAAGGCCCAAGCGAGAAGAAGAATCGGAGCACGGATCTGGTTATGGTGGTGGGAGACCTAAACGCGATGAGTACGGGTACGACCAACCCAAGCCCTACGGAGAAGAGGGGGCTGGGCAAGGGTATGGCTATGAAAGTGGAAACAAATACCAGGGTGGAGGTCGGCAGTCGCACCAGGGTGAGGAGCATAGCTATAGCTCGAATCCGAGTTATCAGAGGCCGAGCTACGGCGGAGAGGAGGAGATTGGGAGGTATAATAAACCGAGCAGATATGATCAAGGTGAAGAGTATGGTCGCCCTAGCTATGGCAACTCTGGGTATGATCCTGATCAAGGCGAAGGATTTGCACGCCCTAGCTATGTAAGTTCTGCTATCATATTCCCTTATTTCCACAAAAAATTTATCATCTGCGTAATCACTAGTGCTTCTTGGATAATCTACTGGCGTGTTAGTTCTGTAAAAGCATGCATTAACTTGTGAATTTTGAAAGAACCCCTTGCTTAGTTGGTCAGTGCAATCCAAACTTTTCTGAAATCAGCATATGGTAATCAATTATTCCAATCAATCTTacgataaaaatcacattatctTCAAATAATTTGCTGTGCTTTATAATGTTGTTTTCAGAAGGATTATAGTTGAGCAATTGGATGCCAATACATGGTAAAATTTCAGCAATTAGTTCCATTTGTATTGACAACAGAGAGACTAAGG
Protein-coding regions in this window:
- the LOC122036274 gene encoding uncharacterized protein At5g39570-like, whose translation is MARRGRDDATDEFDDYDPTPYGGGYDLAITFGRALPASEETCYPISSSSGVDYDRPHYSSGSVSSDYVGGDYETPEYGYSKPKPKPQPNLKPQQEVEEGESGGYGGFGGRRPQPNPGYEYSGKQEYGSGYGGGRPNREEESEYGSGYGGGRPKREEESEHGSGYGGGRPKRDEYGYDQPKPYGEEGAGQGYGYESGNKYQGGGRQSHQGEEHSYSSNPSYQRPSYGGEEEIGRYNKPSRYDQGEEYGRPSYGNSGYDPDQGEGFARPSYGGNAYGEEKKHRHHQHRYTDDE